In a genomic window of Microbacterium amylolyticum:
- the phoU gene encoding phosphate signaling complex protein PhoU: MREVFHDTLEDIQNRLVEVAELVAEAIEKATTAFTTGDVALAEEVIAGDERIDQMVLTTDEIAIETLAMQQPVARDLRIIVTVLRASASLERMGDLAEHIALLVRQRYPERAIPKGLKKTFKRLGELDVLVAKALVELLRTEDLRYSTQIRDTDDEIDELHASVYERVLGDSFGGEVSGAIDATLASRYHERFADHAVAISKKVVYLATGDWSGEEDVSTIEIVDENAS; this comes from the coding sequence ATGCGCGAAGTGTTCCACGACACGCTCGAAGATATTCAAAACCGACTCGTCGAGGTCGCAGAGCTCGTGGCCGAGGCGATCGAGAAGGCCACAACCGCCTTCACGACGGGCGACGTCGCTCTCGCCGAAGAGGTCATTGCGGGCGACGAGCGCATCGACCAGATGGTGCTCACCACCGACGAAATCGCGATAGAAACCCTCGCGATGCAGCAGCCCGTTGCGCGCGACCTGCGCATCATCGTCACGGTGCTGCGCGCCAGCGCATCACTCGAGCGCATGGGCGATCTCGCCGAGCACATCGCGCTTCTCGTGCGCCAGCGCTACCCCGAGCGGGCGATTCCCAAGGGCCTGAAGAAGACCTTCAAGCGCTTGGGAGAGCTGGACGTTCTCGTTGCGAAGGCTCTCGTCGAGCTGCTGCGCACCGAGGACCTGCGCTACTCCACGCAGATTCGCGACACCGACGACGAGATCGACGAACTTCACGCATCTGTGTACGAGCGCGTGCTCGGCGATTCCTTCGGCGGAGAAGTTTCCGGTGCGATCGATGCGACCCTCGCGAGCCGGTACCACGAACGTTTCGCTGACCACGCAGTGGCCATTTCGAAAAAGGTTGTCTACCTGGCAACGGGCGACTGGTCGGGCGAAGAAGACGTTTCCACCATCGAGATCGTCGACGAGAACGCCTCCTGA